One Caretta caretta isolate rCarCar2 chromosome 6, rCarCar1.hap1, whole genome shotgun sequence genomic region harbors:
- the LOC125638758 gene encoding uncharacterized protein LOC125638758, with product MESVEKWHKDFIAFKLLDKKCNSKRNGVTGLIVKHLEKTFKMPSSLQISSSVALSQHCTGSCPNLMMNRNEALNRRPDNVSPAPQLPTRKHRTLCFSLSSDGDGHSDVPGWRRSLQAQMEQAHSGGTASSTGSLERASLFCASRSNSSSSSTLSSPVGPLAKAKSSSRFSLFSPPFWNSSAELDSNPQSYSSSKKSRNYSQRGGAKPEEPSDPKPGGPEYFNFSEPVIARVMDCIYLGNLNAAYCGRVLCRNNIDSIIDMSSLPSNCSLSVIPCTCSRGGLRHSWSRLKVDIQGPLNGECPALREPCFWDINECIEASLEKRKRVLIHCLDGYSLAPTCVIQYLMVKHNMRLMAAYEFVRARYPLNIRECHRDMLVGLERSLQPGDVDMERLKHSMSRKVAWT from the exons ATGGAGTCAGTGGAGAAATGGCACAAGGATTTCATAGCCTTCAAGCTTCTGGACAAAAAATGTAACTCAAAGAGGAATGGGGTTACAG GCTTGattgtaaagcaccttgagaaAACCTTTAAGATGCCCAGCTCCTTGCAGATCTCCTCCTCGGtggctctctcccagcactgcacaG GCTCCTGTCCAAACTTGATGATGAATAGGAACGAAGCGCTCAATCGAAGGCCTGACAACGtgtcccctgcaccccagctgcccACCAGGAAACATCGAACGCTCTGCTTTTCGCTCTCGTCGGATGGGGATGGCCACTCTGATGTCCCGGGctggcggaggagtctgcaggcTCAG ATGGAGCAGGCTCACAGCGGAGGAACAGCCAGCAGCACAGGGTCTCTGGAGCGGGCGTCCCTTTTCTGTGCCTCTAGATCCAATTCTTCCTCTAGTTCTACCCTATCCAGTCCAGTGGGTCCACTCGCCAAAGCCAAATCCTCCAGCCGGTTCTCCCTGTTCTCTCCACCATTTTGGAACAGCAGTGCCGAGCTGGATTCCAACCCTCAGTCCTACTCCAGCTCCAAGAAGTCCCGCAACTACAGCCAGAGGGGGGGTGCAAAGCCTGAGGAACCCAGCGACCCAAAGCCAGGAGGACCGGAATACTTTAACTTCTCGGAGCCGGTCATCGCCAGGGTGATGGACTGCATCTACCTGGGGAACCTCAATGCGGCCTACTGCGGGAGGGTGCTGTGCAGGAACAACATCGACAGCATCATCGACATGAGCAGCCTGCCCAGCAACTGCAGCCTGAGTGTCATTCCATGCACATGCAGCCGAGGAGGGCTCCGGCACAGCTGGTCCCGCCTCAAGGTGGACATCCAGGGCCCCCTGAATGGGGAATGTCCTGCCCTGAGGGAGCCTTGCTTCTGGGACATCAATGAGTGCATTGAAGCCTCTCTGGAGAAAAGGAAGCGGGTTCTCATCCACTGCCTGGATGGCTATTCCCTGGCCCCTACCTGTGTCATCCAGTACCTGATGGTGAAACACAACATGAGGCTGATGGCAGCTTATGAGTTTGTGAGGGCCAGGTACCCGCTGAACATCCGTGAGTGCCATCGGGATATGCTGGTGGGCCTGGAGAGATCCCTGCAGCCTGGAGATGTGGACATGGAGCGCTTGAAGCATTCCATGTCCCGGAAGGTAGCATGGACTTAA